AATAAATATAAAATAATTGCCAATGCTACACTGGACTCTATTTCTAAATTGATTCCCAGAAACCATTTATTTTTATTGGAAGATGTCGATATATTTAATATAGCAAAAAACAGGATAATAGTTGTAGGGGTTACTCATGTGACAAATAACCAGGAGGAACTCCTTACCGGGTCTTGTCTTATAAAAAAAGATGAAGGAGAAGCTGTGGTAAAAGCCACATTGGATGCTGTTAACAGGCGTGTAATGTCAATTACGTCCCGTTAGTTATTTTAGTTATTTTAACACCCAAACCGCTTAAAAGTTGCTTAGCGTAGCGTTACCTGAAGCCTAAGGGCAGAAGAGTTATCACAGCAAAGGAGGGTTTCAGGATGAACAAAGCGACACTTATAAAAATATTGCTGGCTTTAATGGCACTCGCATTAGCAGGAGGTGCAAATGTTGCATGGGGTTAAGGCGGTTTGAGGTGTTTTTTAGATTGAAAATAGGAGGTTTATTATGCTTAACAAAAGAGTAAAAATATATATTTCTATAATAATAATAGTGGGATTATTTTTTATTATATATTCTATTTTAAACGTCCCTACAAATAGAATTGTAGATATAATTCTATTTGGATTTTTTGCTGCTTTAGCTGAATCAATGCCATTATATGTAACAAAAGAATTAACTGTATCGGTTGCTTTCGCTGTTGATTTAATGGCGGTGCTTATTTTTGGACCATATGAAGGTTCTTTAATTGCAGCAATAGGTGTGGGATTTCAGGTTGGTAAATATATGGATGGCAAAATAAGACATATTTTTAATTTTCCTTATTACAAGACTTTATTTAATATATCTCAATTAGCTCTGAGTGTTGGTATTGGTGGATTAATATATAGATATACTGGTGGTGTAAATACAAATTATATATATCCTAAATATATTCTTTCTGCATTGTTAGCTGCAATGATATATTACTTCTTAAACACTATTATTGTGGCTGTATTAGTGTCTTTACTAACTAATAGACGAATTAAATATGTTTTAACAAAAGATTTTAAATGGATGATTCCAAACTTTCTCTTCCTTGCCTTTGTAGGTATAGTTATGTCAGAGGCTTTTATAAGAATAGGATACATAAGCTTCATTTTACTCTTTATACCTCTTTTGATGATACGCTATATGTTTAAGCTTTACATAGACTCAAAGCAGTCTTATTACGACACAATAAATGTGCTTGTAAAGGCTCTTGATGCAAAGGATAAATATACAGCGGGTCATTCAAAAAACGTTGAAAAAATTGCGGCTTTACTTTGTAGAGAATTTGGTTTTAGTGAGTCTCACACTGAAATGGTGAGGATTGCATCACTTTTACATGACATAGGAAAGATTGGAGTAAAAGAAGAGGTTTTAAATAAGCCAGGGAAGTTAACTGATGAAGAATTAAGCATAATA
The sequence above is a segment of the Thermoanaerobacter ethanolicus JW 200 genome. Coding sequences within it:
- a CDS encoding HD-GYP domain-containing protein; this encodes MLNKRVKIYISIIIIVGLFFIIYSILNVPTNRIVDIILFGFFAALAESMPLYVTKELTVSVAFAVDLMAVLIFGPYEGSLIAAIGVGFQVGKYMDGKIRHIFNFPYYKTLFNISQLALSVGIGGLIYRYTGGVNTNYIYPKYILSALLAAMIYYFLNTIIVAVLVSLLTNRRIKYVLTKDFKWMIPNFLFLAFVGIVMSEAFIRIGYISFILLFIPLLMIRYMFKLYIDSKQSYYDTINVLVKALDAKDKYTAGHSKNVEKIAALLCREFGFSESHTEMVRIASLLHDIGKIGVKEEVLNKPGKLTDEELSIIKEHPQKGYEILRDVPALKEASLWVKYHHEWYDGSGYPDGIKGDEIPLEAQILSLADVFDALVSDRPYRKAFSQEEAYKIILEHERTQFSPKIINAFKKAFEKNREEFKHDI